GACCTGATCGGCCCGGGCCTGTTGGTGCGCACCGGCAACAAGGACCACCGGATGCAGGAACCGAAGCACCTCGCCGACATCCTGGCGGCGTATCCACCGGCGGAGTTGCCCGGCACACCGGAGGACCGGACACCCCTGCACGAGCTGCGGCTCCTGGCGGAGGAGGCGGCCGACCTCCGGGCGACGCTTGACGAGCGGCGGTTGCTCGAACGGGACCTGGCCGACCTGGCCGTCGAGCGTGGCGGCGAGCCAGCCACCGGTGCGGCTGCGCTGCCCGCCGACGACCCGGCGCTGGCGCGTCTCGTCCGGCTGACCGACCGGGCGCTGGCCAGCAGGTGGTTCGGCTGGTGGTACCGGTGGCGGCTGCGTTCGTACCAGGTCGTCGACCGGCACGCCGTCGAGGTACTCGCCGAACGGGCGGTTCTCGAGCTGCGCTGGCGGGAACTCCGACGGCTCCTCGCGGAGCTGCCTGACGCGGAGACCTCCTGGCGGCGGTTGGTCGACATCACCGGCACCGAGCGGCCCGCCCTCAGCATCGACCTGCTGCGGGACCGGATCGCCCGACGGGTGGCTGCCGGAGCACGGCTGCTCCAGGATCGCTCCGACGAGATGTCCAAGCCGCAGTCGGACAGCTGGGCGTACTTTCCGGAGCTGCTACGGGTGCTGCCGGGCTGGGCGGTGACTGCCCTGTCCGCTCGGCGGCTGAGGAGCAGCCCCGCGATGTTCGACCTCGTGATCATCGACGAGGCGGCACAGTGCACGGTTCCCGCGATCCTGCCCATGCTCTTTCGGGCCAAGCGGGCACTGCTCATCGGCGATCCCCGTCAGCTCGCACCCGTGGTGGACCTGCCGGAGACCGAAGACGTCACCGAACGTGCCCGAGCGGCACTCAGTACCGGGTGGCTGACCGCCCGGCGGTTGACCTACACGGCCCATTCCGCGTACGACGCGTTCGCCTCCGCTGCGGGCTCCACGCATCTCCTCGACGAGCACTACCGGTGCCACCCCGACATCGTGGAAGTGCCGAATCGGGAGGTCTACCAGGGGCGGCTCACCGTGCTGACGGACCCGGCCCGGCTGGTCGCCCCGACCGATCCGGCGGTGCGCTGGCGCGACGTGCCCGGACGGTTCAGCCTCGGGCCGTCCGGATCAGGGTTCAACCAGATCGAGATCGAGGCTGTCGTCGCCGAGGTCGCCGGCCTGCGAAGTGCGCATCCGAGGGCCTCGATCGGGGTGGTAACGCCGCTCGCCGCGCATCAACGGCAGCTGGCCGCGGCCCTCCGCGACGCCGGTCTCACCGACAACCTGCTCTGCGCGACGATCCACCGGTTCCAGGGCAGCGAACGGGACGTCATGGTCGTCTCGCCGGTCGGAGCGCACGGCGTTCCGGACCGTACCCGGGGCTGGCTGGTGCACCAGACCAACTTGTGGAACGTCGCCATCACCCGGGCGCGATCCCAGCTCGTCGTGGTCGGCGACCGGTCGTGGTGGTCGGGTCAACGTGGCCTGCTGACCGCCCTGGCCCTGTTCCGTGAGGTCGCCGACGCCCGACCCGCCGCTGCGACCGGGCCGGCGGACCGACTGCACCTTGTCCTCCGGAACGCGAATGTGCGCGTGCGACGCGACGTCTCCGTGGCCGGGTGGGCAGCCGATCTCGTGGTGAGTCAAGGGGATGCCGAGCTGGGTGTCGTCGTCGACGATCCGTTGGGCGACCCGGATGGTCGGGGGCTACGCCGGGTGTTCGCCCGGCTCGACCTCAACAGTGGTGCCACGCCTGTCCGTCGGGTGCCCGCCTGGCGCTGCCTGGCCGAACCGGAGCAGGTGGCGGCAGAGTTGACCGGCGATCTGCGTCGGTCCAGGCGGCACGAAGGGTGAGGTGACCAGCGCCCACGAGCTCGCCCCGCTCACCTCACCGGGGCGGGGCCGGTGGATCCCCGCAGCAGGCCGGCCCTGCCGTTCCCGGTCGACGCTGACGGTCGACAGGGCCGGACGCGTGCAGCGGCCGATCTCGTCGTCGTCCCAGCCGAAGACGCTGATCTGTCCCGGCACGTCGATGCTCAGGCTCCCGTCTTCCTCCGAGCTCGCCTTGCTCTCTCCGTGCCCGACCGGCGTGTAGATCTTGGACACTTACCGTTCTATTTGGACGGTAGGTGTCCAAGACTCGCTGCGGGGCCCGCTTCGGGCGTGCTGGTCAGCAGGGGCGGGTGTCCGGGTCGGCGGCGTCGGCTACCTGCCGGGTGACGTGGTAGGCGACCTCACGCAGTACCTCGATCTGGTGCGGGGTGAGGCCGTCGATGACGTAGCGGCGGACGGCGGTGACGTGGCCGGGGGCGGCGGTGACCACCAGGTCCCAGCCGGCGTCGGTGAGCGCGGCGGTGGTGTAGCGGGGGTTCTCCGGGTCGGGCTGGCGGCGCAGCAGCCCGCGTAGTTCGAGGCGTTTGACGACGTTCGACAGGCGGGACAGCGAGCTGCTGACCTCGGCGGCCAGCTCGCTCAGGCGGCGGGTCCGCCCGGGTGACATGGACAGGATGCTGAGCACGAAGTAGTCGAAGAGGGTGAGGTTGTTGTCCCGCAGGAGCTGGGCATCCAGCGCGCTGGGCAGCTTGAACACCAGCTTGGCCAGGGCGATCCAGGCCTCGGTCTCCTGCTCGGTCAGCCAAGCGGGTTCGTCCGGCATGCGGCCAGTCTACGGCCGCGCTTCAATCATGAAGTGAGCCGCGTCTCAGTGGGTTCAAGCTTGAACGTCGGGGGTCTAGGCTCTGGTTCAAGGTTGAACTTCGACGTCTGGGAGTGACAGTGACCTTGTTCCGGTTGGACGCCAGCATCCGTACACACGGCTCGGCGAGCCGCGAGATCGCCGACATCGTGGAGCAGGAGTGGCGGGACAGCCACCCTGGTGACACCGTCGAGCGGCGGCACATCGGCGTGGACACCCTGCCGGCGGAGGCCTGGGCGGCGGCGGTCACCGCCGGCGCGACGCCGGCCGAGGAGCGGACCGAAGAGCAGCGCGACGCCGTCGCCCTCGCCGCGACGCTGGTGGACGAACTCGTTGCCGCCGACGCCATCCTGTTCGCCGTGCCGCTCTACAACTACGGCGTGTCCCAGCACTTCAAGACGTACGTCGACCTGATTCTCGCCGACCCGCGGGCGAACGGGGTCCCGTTCCTCGCCGGCAAGCCGGCCGTGCTCGCCATGGTGCGCGGTGGCGCGTACGGTGCCGGCACGCCCCGGGAGGGCTGGGACCACGCCACGCCCTACCTGCGCCGCATCGTCGCCGACTGCTGGGGCGCCGACCTGACCGTCATCGAACGCGAGTTCACCCTGGTCGGGGTCAACCCCGCCCTCGACGCCTTCACCGACCAGGCCGCCGACCTGCACGCCGAAGCCGTACGGGCCGCCCGGGAGGCCGGTCGCGCCCTGGGCGCGCTGCCCGTCACCGCCTGAGCCACCGGGCGGGCCGGGCGGGGCTCCGGCGCGAGGTCAGCGGGCGGGGCTCGGTCAGTGGGTGGCCGGCGGCCCGGGTCAGCGGGTGAGGTCGCGGGCCAGGTGCGCGGGGCGCAACGTCATGGTCGCCCATCGGGCGCGGTCAGTGCCGCCCGCGCCCCTATCCGACGCGCCGGCGGGACAACCACCGGATGGTGCCGGGAGGGGTCAGCGGGGCGGCGAGACGTAGAGGCCGGTGCCGCAGCCGGTCTCGCCCGGCTCCAACCAGATCCGGTCGTACCCGGGGGAGACGATGTCGCCGTCGGGCTTCCGGACCATCAGCAGGCACTCCCGCTCGACGGGCACGCCGACCGCGGCGACGAGAGCCCCCTGGTGGACGACCGTGTCGACGGTGATGTGTTCGGCGGGAAACGCCTTGCGTACCCGCTCGGCGAGGGTGTCGGGGGTGGCCCCGCGCAATGCCGCGGTGAGCCGCTTCCGGCCGTCCTCGGGCAGGCGCGGCACCGGCGCGGCGCTGGGCACCGGCGGATCGGCGACCGCCGGACAGTCGATCTCGTCGTACGTCGCGTACGCGTTGAGCCGGAGCAGGTAGCGGTAGCAGCGGGTGGCCTGGCCGGCGGAGTTGCCCCGGTCGCTGTAGACGCTCCCCGACTCGGCCACCTCGACGACGATCCGGACGTCGATGGTGGCCTGCTCGCTGCCGGACGTGCGACCGGACCAGCTCAACGGCTGCCGGCGGGTGACGATGGTGCCGGCCGGCACCTCCTCGGCGATCTCGGTCGCGGCGATGTACTCCGCGTCGCGGATCCGGTTGCGGTAACCAAGATCGTCACCGAGCTGCTCCGCCTCGCTCGCCGCCGCCTCCCGGGCCACCGCGTCACCGTCGCGGCGGGACATCGCGCACCCGCTCACCGCCAGGCCGACCACGATCGCCACGGCGGCCAGGGCGGATCGGCGTACCCGGGTCGGTCCCGGCGGCTTCCGCGTCGGGACCGACGACTCAGACATCGACATTCGTACCCCCGTTCACCGACCCACGGTAGCGCCTGGGTAGCCACTGTGGAGTCCCGGTCAGTCCTCTCATCCGTGGCGTTGAGCGCGCCAGAGCCGGGTGGCCGGGCCGAGGGCGCGGGGCCAGTTCTCGCCCCGGCGGGTCAACGAGCGCTCGTTGATCTCGAAGTCACCGACCAGCCGGCCCAGCTCGTCCAGCACGTCGGCCTCCCGGAACGGCTTGCAGGAGAAGATGTTGACGAATACCTGGCGCAGCCCGGGGTAGGTGTGGATCGCCGCGTGCGACTCGGCGAGGATCACCACCGCCGACTTGCCGGCCTGCTGTGGTGGCCCCTCCTCGGTGGCGACCAGCGGGCCGGCGATCACCGTCATGCCGATCCGGGCGACCAGATCGAGCATGAAGGTGTGCAGGGCGTCGCCGTCGTCCAACGCGCGGGTGTCGGTCACCTCCGACAGCCGGAGGGTCAACTCGTCGCCGTAGTGGTCGTCGTGACGCAGCGCGGTGCGGTGGGCGAGGTAACGCTGACGCATCGGGATCTCCTCCTCGTGGTTGCCGGTCTCAGCGGGCCAGGACGGCCAGCCGGCTCGGGGTGGCGGTCAGTTCCTGCATGATCTCGACGACCCGCGCCGCACCGCCCGTCGCCGACCCACCCGCCGTCAGACCGGCGGCCGTCGTCAGGCTGGCACCGGCCAGGCCGGCGCCGGCCGGGGTGACAGGGGCCGGGGTGGTGCGGGCCGCGCGGGCGGCGGCGGCCTGCCGGACCAGGTGCCGCAGCCGCTCCGGCCGCCAGTCGTCGGCGGCGCAGTTGGCGGCCAGCCCCTGCCGGGCCAGCATGTCGGCGAAGTACTCGCGCTCCGGGTCACCACCGGCGAAGACGATCAGCGGTACGCCGGCACGCATCCCGCTGGCCAGGGTGCCCCGGCCGCCGTGGCAGATCAGCGCGCCGGCCCGGCCGAGCAGGTCACGCAGCGGCAGCAACGGCCAGAGCTGCACGTTGCCGGCCGGCGACACCCTCGGCCCGGCCCCGTCGGAGCGGCCGGCGGCGATCAGCACGTCCACCGTCGTGCCCTCGAAGGCCGCCAGGCAGTGCCGGTGGTACCAGTCGGCGTCCATCGGTGGTCCGCTGGAGTAGGCAAGCACCCCGGTGTGTCCCGGCCGGGGCCAGTCCGGCGGGCCGGCGGCGAGACCCCGGTCCAGGGTGGTGGCGGTCAGCGGACCGAGGTACTCGCCGGTGCTGTGCAGGCCGACCAGCGGGTCCATCCGTGGGGTGAGCGGATAGACCAACCGGGTGCTCCAGTCGAAGAGGACCTCCGACAGCGACATCGCCTCCGGGTGTCGGGTGCGGCGCAGCGCGGGGCGGAACGCCGCCAGCGCCCGGGTGTCCATCGGCTGCCAGCCGTCGCTGCCGCGACCGAAGGAGAGGTGGTCGGGCCAGGTCACCGGGGAGACCACCGGGATCCCGGCCAGCGCCCCGGCCACCACGGTGGTCAGGTCGTAGTCGTGGAAGAGCACCTGGACGTCGTACTCGCGGAACTGTCGCAGTTGGGCGGCGAGTACCGTCTCCACCAGGTCACGGTCGGCGTAGGCGGACCGGGACAACAGGTCGTCCAGGCGCAGCACCGGGTCGTCCGGGTACGCCGCCCGCGTCGGCCCGGGGATCGGCACCGCCGGCACGCCCAACCGGTCGAGGATCGGCTGGAAGTGTGGCGCGGCGAACAGCACCGGGGTGTGACCCGCGTGCCGGACCGCCTCGTGCACGGCGAGCACCGTGGAGACCGAACCCAGTCCGTACGACCACACCCCGGGTACGAGACCGACCCGCATGACGGCCTCCCTTCGTCCGAAACGGCTTCCGACTTGGTGGCGAACGACTCGGTGTTGCCTGGCGAACGTATGGCCGGCCGGACGAGCCGGACAAGGTGGCGGGTCGTAGCCGTCGGCGGGAATGCACCCCAGGTCCCATTCCGCATCAGCACAAGGTCGTAGATATTCGTCCGGGGCCCGTTTTCCACAGTCGTCGTCCCTATTCTGTGGCCGACGGATCCGCCCATCCTTGGAGGACTGATGAGGCAACGTGAGCTTTCCGGTGGCCCGGGAATCCAGATCAGCCAGCTCTGCCTCGGCGCCATGTCGTTCGGCACCGAGATCGACGAGGAGACCTCGTTCGCGATCCTGGACCGGTTCGTCGAGGCCGGCGGCACCACGATCGACACCGCGAACTGCTACGCGTTCTGGGTGCCCGGTGGCTCCGGTGGGGAGAGCGAGACGGTGCTCGGCCGCTGGCTGGCCAGCCGGGGCGGCCGGGACGACCTGGTGCTGGCGTCGAAGGTCGGCTCCGGCCTGGCGGCCGACGGCGGGGCCGAGGGGCTCGGCGCGTCGGTCATCCGCGAGCAGCTCGCCGGGTCGCTGCGCCGGCTCGGCGTCGACCACCTGGACCTGTACTACGCGCACCGCGAGGACCGGCAGACCCCGGACGAGGAGACCCTGGCCACCTTCCACGAGGCGGTGACCGAGGGCAAGGTACGGGTGCTCGGGGCCAGCAACCACGCCGCCTGGCGGCTGGCCGAGACCCGGGCGTTGGCCTCGGCCCGGGGCTGGACCCCGTACACCGCCGTGCAGCAGCGCTACTCGTACCTGCTGCCCCGGCCGGCGACCGCGCTGCCCGAGGGTGGGCACGTGCACGCCAGCGACGAACTGCTGGACCTGGTACGCAGCCGCGACCTGACCATGTTCGCGTACAGCACCCTGCTCTGGGGCACCTACACCCGGGCGGACAAGCCGCTGCCGGAGCACTACGAGCACCCGGGCACCGAGCGGCGGCTGCGGGTGCTGGGCGAGGTGGCCGCCGAGCTGGCCGCCACCCCTAACCAGGTGGTGCTGAGCTGGCTGATGGGCGGTGAGCCGTCGATCGTGCCAGTCGTCGGGGTCAGCTCGGTGGCGCAGCTGGACGAGTGCCTCGCGGCGACCGACCTGAAGCTGCCGACCGAGCTGCGCCAGCGCCTCGACGAGGCGGTCTGAGCGGAGACCCGGACCGCTACGGGCAGGGGACGCGATCGCGTCCCCTGCCCGTAGTCGTGGCCGACCGACCGCACCCCGGCACCCCGCTCCGGCGAGGAGCAGGGCCGACCGACCGCACCCCGGGACCCCGCTGGCCGGCCGACCGCATGCCGGTACCCCGCTCCGGGGCGGAGCGGGGCGACCGGTCGTACCCGGGGTCAGCCGTCCTGCCCGACCGAGACGGTCAGCAGTTGGCCGCGGTGGTCGGACATGCCGTCGGCCGGGACCATCCGGTAGTCGTGGGTGCGGGCCGGGCCGTCGGTGAAGGCCCAGTCCAGCCGCCACTTCGGGGCGTCGCCGTCCGGCCAGGAGACCGGGTACGGCGTGTCGCTGGCCCGCGCCGCGTCGGTGACCTGGGCGGCCAGCTCGCGTAGCTCGCCCATCGCGCTGGTGGCGTTGAAGTCACCGGCGATCAGCCGGCCGTGCGGGTTGGCCGCCAGGTCGGCCCGCAGCGCACGGTAGTGGGCCTGCCGGCGGTCCTGCTGGGCCCGCATGAACTCGGTGAACTCGGCCGAGGTCGGGTCCATCGAGATGTCCAGCTGCACCGGCACGTGCACGTTGTAGACCGAGAGCACCCGACCGTCGACGGTCAGGTCGGTGCGGAGCACCTTGTGCCGGTAGTAGTCGTCGAAGTCGGAGTTGGCCGGTACGCCGTGGCGTGCCGGGTCGGTCAGGTACGGCCAGCCATCGAGGAGCCGGGTCGACCGGATCGGCATCCGGGACATGGTGAGCAGCTCGCCGGTGGCCACCACCTGGTAGTCGGGGAACCGTCGGCGCAGCTCGGCGAGGTGGTCGACGCGGACCGGGCGGTGTCCGGCCAGGTCCCAGCCGACGTACTCGCTGAGCAGGTAGACGTCGGCCCGCTGGGCGGCCAGGTAGTCGTAGAACCGTTGCGGGTCGTCCCCGTCGGACCAGTACTCGGTGTTCCAGGCGAAGACCCGTACCGCCCCCGGTGGGGCCGGGGTGGCACCGCCCACCCCGGGCAGTGCGGCCGGGTTCAGCCCGGCCAGGTCCAGGCCGACGACCACCAGGCAGACCGCGACGGCGGCCAGCCGGCCGCGGACCGGGCGGGCCAGCGGGGCGAGCAGCAGCAGCAACGCCGGCACGGCGGCGAAGACCAGCGGTGGGGCCAGTTCGACCGGCCGCCACCACCAGTAGCCGCCGGTCAGCAGCAGGAAGGCGGCCAGGAACCCGGCCCAGGCGGCGGCCAGGCCGACCAGCAACCGGGTCCGGCGCGGCCACCGGTTACGCCGTGTCCCTCCGCTGCCCCGCCGGCCCGGCTGCGGGTCCTGCTCGGACGCTCGGGTCGGGTCGGTCGCTCGGGTCGGTTCGGACGGGCGGGTCGGTTCGGTCGGGCGGGCCTGGTCGGTCGGGTAGGTGAGGTCGGTGGTCGGGTGGTCGGTGGGGACCCCGGGGGTCCCCGGCGCGGTGGTGACCGCGCCGGGGACGGGGTCGAGCAGGAGGCTCATGCCGCCGCTCCGACCATGGTGGTGGCCGGCGTGCCCTCGCCCGACCAGTCGGCGTCGTACAGGTTCCGGAAGTCACGCGACAGCAGCCACTGGGCGGCGCCCACCGCGATGCCGGCGGCGATCGCCACGTTGGTCAGGAACACCACGCCGGTGAAGACGGTCAGGAACGGCACGCCCCGGTTGCGCCACACGTGCCGGTACATGTCGGTGTCGGCCGAGAGCGACACCCCGAACAGCACCGCGGTCAGCAGCAGCCACGCCGGGTGCAGCACGGCCAGCGGCAGACTGGCCAGCGCCCCGAGGGCGGCCACCGTGCCGAAGGAGCGGGCCGGGCTCTCGAAACCCTTGGCGAACCTACGCCGGCGGGCGAAGAGCGGCACCCGCAGCCGGGCCCGGCGGTACAGCTTGCGCAGCAGCGGCAGCAGTTCGTGGTCGTCGTCGTGCCAGCCGCGTACCTGGTCGGTGACCATGATCTGGTAGCGGGCGGACATCCGCTCGCCGTAGTCGACCTCCTCGGTCTGGCGCAGCCGGGGGTTGAACGGGCCGACCTCGTCGAAGACCCGGCGGGGGATCGCGGTCAGCGAGGAGAACAGGAAACTCACCTCGCCCAGCGAGGTCATCCGCCAGCAGTACGCCTGCTGCACCCGGCACTCCTCGACGATGCTGTCCCGGATCAGCGGCTCCTCCTCGTAGATGCCGCAGACCGCGCCGTACTCGGGGTGGGCGGCCAACTCGGCGACGGCCTTGGCGACCGCGTCGGGGCGCAGCGCCACGTCCGAGTCGACGAAGAAGAGGATCTCGCCGTTGGCGGCGGCCGCCCCGGTGTTGCGGGCCACCGCGACCCCGCTGTTGCGGGGTGTCTGGAGCACGGTCACGTCGCGCCGGCG
Above is a window of Micromonospora yangpuensis DNA encoding:
- a CDS encoding caspase, EACC1-associated type; the encoded protein is MGRHALLIGTATCQVDRELAPLPSVRQDVAQLKALLDGAGEFDTVRAELDLPAARLRQVVEEFYGARRTGDLALLYYSGHGVLHGDGQSLFLAATDTVSGQLHATAFDADGMLRHLLNDTKASQKVVLLDCCFSGAFTARHRFRGGVREEPRRLKRQRGTFVLTSSTHLKASKAQGPDHPSVFTEVLLNGLRGEAAGPADDGWITTNDLSRYAPTEMARRRQHTPVESSEGVTEPIRLVTVPGSAAAAKRVTAVTSSPADEAPFDADQWRRLVTYYINCMRRSSVLQSLVDPRAAGTFVAAPPGSEAVFTSVTPVKLGGSAAGLAARARADGRELQYGYPVAVVRPTRHKPLRFAPLLVCDVTVGADDVLHASFPPRPSAALVDLFQLSEVEGDELLQRVEQAFTPGDPAALAATVDVLVQTFGLSPVTELDPAALVGTIRPGQVNGVQNAAILYTVDAAESPQRQLVEDLRGMVRNPGLIERTALGALALRPDEVAPTPVVTVAMSAANEAQEEIIQAAMAQPLTVAQGPPGTGKSQLVTALLATATAAGQSVLIGSTSNQAVDSVLDRVTDLIGPGLLVRTGNKDHRMQEPKHLADILAAYPPAELPGTPEDRTPLHELRLLAEEAADLRATLDERRLLERDLADLAVERGGEPATGAAALPADDPALARLVRLTDRALASRWFGWWYRWRLRSYQVVDRHAVEVLAERAVLELRWRELRRLLAELPDAETSWRRLVDITGTERPALSIDLLRDRIARRVAAGARLLQDRSDEMSKPQSDSWAYFPELLRVLPGWAVTALSARRLRSSPAMFDLVIIDEAAQCTVPAILPMLFRAKRALLIGDPRQLAPVVDLPETEDVTERARAALSTGWLTARRLTYTAHSAYDAFASAAGSTHLLDEHYRCHPDIVEVPNREVYQGRLTVLTDPARLVAPTDPAVRWRDVPGRFSLGPSGSGFNQIEIEAVVAEVAGLRSAHPRASIGVVTPLAAHQRQLAAALRDAGLTDNLLCATIHRFQGSERDVMVVSPVGAHGVPDRTRGWLVHQTNLWNVAITRARSQLVVVGDRSWWSGQRGLLTALALFREVADARPAAATGPADRLHLVLRNANVRVRRDVSVAGWAADLVVSQGDAELGVVVDDPLGDPDGRGLRRVFARLDLNSGATPVRRVPAWRCLAEPEQVAAELTGDLRRSRRHEG
- a CDS encoding MarR family winged helix-turn-helix transcriptional regulator, which produces MPDEPAWLTEQETEAWIALAKLVFKLPSALDAQLLRDNNLTLFDYFVLSILSMSPGRTRRLSELAAEVSSSLSRLSNVVKRLELRGLLRRQPDPENPRYTTAALTDAGWDLVVTAAPGHVTAVRRYVIDGLTPHQIEVLREVAYHVTRQVADAADPDTRPC
- a CDS encoding FMN-dependent NADH-azoreductase — protein: MTLFRLDASIRTHGSASREIADIVEQEWRDSHPGDTVERRHIGVDTLPAEAWAAAVTAGATPAEERTEEQRDAVALAATLVDELVAADAILFAVPLYNYGVSQHFKTYVDLILADPRANGVPFLAGKPAVLAMVRGGAYGAGTPREGWDHATPYLRRIVADCWGADLTVIEREFTLVGVNPALDAFTDQAADLHAEAVRAAREAGRALGALPVTA
- a CDS encoding S-adenosylmethionine decarboxylase family protein, with protein sequence MRQRYLAHRTALRHDDHYGDELTLRLSEVTDTRALDDGDALHTFMLDLVARIGMTVIAGPLVATEEGPPQQAGKSAVVILAESHAAIHTYPGLRQVFVNIFSCKPFREADVLDELGRLVGDFEINERSLTRRGENWPRALGPATRLWRAQRHG
- a CDS encoding glycosyltransferase, which gives rise to MRVGLVPGVWSYGLGSVSTVLAVHEAVRHAGHTPVLFAAPHFQPILDRLGVPAVPIPGPTRAAYPDDPVLRLDDLLSRSAYADRDLVETVLAAQLRQFREYDVQVLFHDYDLTTVVAGALAGIPVVSPVTWPDHLSFGRGSDGWQPMDTRALAAFRPALRRTRHPEAMSLSEVLFDWSTRLVYPLTPRMDPLVGLHSTGEYLGPLTATTLDRGLAAGPPDWPRPGHTGVLAYSSGPPMDADWYHRHCLAAFEGTTVDVLIAAGRSDGAGPRVSPAGNVQLWPLLPLRDLLGRAGALICHGGRGTLASGMRAGVPLIVFAGGDPEREYFADMLARQGLAANCAADDWRPERLRHLVRQAAAARAARTTPAPVTPAGAGLAGASLTTAAGLTAGGSATGGAARVVEIMQELTATPSRLAVLAR
- a CDS encoding aldo/keto reductase — translated: MRQRELSGGPGIQISQLCLGAMSFGTEIDEETSFAILDRFVEAGGTTIDTANCYAFWVPGGSGGESETVLGRWLASRGGRDDLVLASKVGSGLAADGGAEGLGASVIREQLAGSLRRLGVDHLDLYYAHREDRQTPDEETLATFHEAVTEGKVRVLGASNHAAWRLAETRALASARGWTPYTAVQQRYSYLLPRPATALPEGGHVHASDELLDLVRSRDLTMFAYSTLLWGTYTRADKPLPEHYEHPGTERRLRVLGEVAAELAATPNQVVLSWLMGGEPSIVPVVGVSSVAQLDECLAATDLKLPTELRQRLDEAV
- a CDS encoding endonuclease/exonuclease/phosphatase family protein produces the protein MSLLLDPVPGAVTTAPGTPGVPTDHPTTDLTYPTDQARPTEPTRPSEPTRATDPTRASEQDPQPGRRGSGGTRRNRWPRRTRLLVGLAAAWAGFLAAFLLLTGGYWWWRPVELAPPLVFAAVPALLLLLAPLARPVRGRLAAVAVCLVVVGLDLAGLNPAALPGVGGATPAPPGAVRVFAWNTEYWSDGDDPQRFYDYLAAQRADVYLLSEYVGWDLAGHRPVRVDHLAELRRRFPDYQVVATGELLTMSRMPIRSTRLLDGWPYLTDPARHGVPANSDFDDYYRHKVLRTDLTVDGRVLSVYNVHVPVQLDISMDPTSAEFTEFMRAQQDRRQAHYRALRADLAANPHGRLIAGDFNATSAMGELRELAAQVTDAARASDTPYPVSWPDGDAPKWRLDWAFTDGPARTHDYRMVPADGMSDHRGQLLTVSVGQDG
- a CDS encoding glycosyltransferase family 2 protein, which codes for MTTPTTNPLVSVIIPNYNYANSIGKCVDAALAQTYQPLEVIVVDDHSTDDSLARARRRDVTVLQTPRNSGVAVARNTGAAAANGEILFFVDSDVALRPDAVAKAVAELAAHPEYGAVCGIYEEEPLIRDSIVEECRVQQAYCWRMTSLGEVSFLFSSLTAIPRRVFDEVGPFNPRLRQTEEVDYGERMSARYQIMVTDQVRGWHDDDHELLPLLRKLYRRARLRVPLFARRRRFAKGFESPARSFGTVAALGALASLPLAVLHPAWLLLTAVLFGVSLSADTDMYRHVWRNRGVPFLTVFTGVVFLTNVAIAAGIAVGAAQWLLSRDFRNLYDADWSGEGTPATTMVGAAA